AGTTTTTATGTCAATAAAATACTTCAACGTCAATACGAATTTGCTCAAACAAGGCGTTTACCACTAAAATATCGTAAATAGAATGACTTATGGTGAGCTAAAATACTTTGTTGCGGAATTGCTGAGTCCCCCCTGTTTTACGATTTTGGAGGATTTATCCGAGAAAATCTATGGGGGAGTGTCTTCTACTTTTAAAGCAGGGCTCTCTTTTTGCTCAAAAGAATCTTCACCGCGTCGGTGGAAAATTCCACCGACCGCGGTGTTTGCATATTTAAAAATGGGGTGAAACCCCCTTATTAGCTATTGACAGTAGATGCGTTATATCCTATAGATTATAGTATACATTTAATGCTAGGAGTATGTTTGTGAAGTATATTGATAAAAACCGGATCAATGACATTATAAGTAAGTCTCGTGAGGATAATGGATTAGATATAGATGTCATCCTTAATAAAAGCAGAGCTTTGAAGCGCCTCACACTTGAAGAGACCGCGGCTCTCTTGTGTGTTCGCGACGAAAAAGACCTTAAAAAGATATTTGAAGCCGCTACATATGTGAAAAACACCATATATGGTAAACGTGTGGTATTGTTTGCACCGCTCTATATTAATAATATATGCATTAACTTTTGCCAGTATTGTGCGTTTAAGGCTGATAATCAAGTTATTAAGCGAAAGAAACTCTCTCAAGAAGAAATATCAGCTCAAACAGTTGAACTTCTCAAAATGGGGCATAAACGCGTCCTTGTTGTTGCATCAGAATCTTCCAACGAGTCAGATATCGATTTTTACTGTCAATCCATAAAGACTATTTATGATACAAAATACCAAAATCACAACATAAGACGTATTAATATTAATTGTGCGCCACTTAATGTTCCCGCATTCCAAAAATTGAAGGCGATAGGGATTGGTACGTATCAGCTTTTTCAGGAAACATATCATGATACAACCTACATAAGAGTGCATCCTGATGGTCCTAAGAGTGATCCTGACAACAGGCTCAATGCACTTGATCGAGCTTTTAAAGCCGGTATTGATGATGTTGGTGTTGGTGTGCTTTATGGTCTCTATGATTATGTCTATGAAACTCTTGCGCTACTTATGCACGTAGAACATCTTGAGAAGATGCATGGTGTTGGTCCTCATACTATTTCTGTTCCGCGACTTGAACCGGCGATCGGTGTTGATCTTGAGCGGTTTGAAGAGTACCGTGTCTCAGATAGTGATTTCATGAAGCTTGTTGCTGTTTTAAGATTGTCTGTTCCCTATACGGGTTTGATACTATCTACTCGTGAAACACCTGAAATGAGAGATATGTTGTTTAATCTTGGTGTATCACAAATTAGTGCGGCGTCTAA
The sequence above is a segment of the Candidatus Ancaeobacter aquaticus genome. Coding sequences within it:
- the hydG gene encoding [FeFe] hydrogenase H-cluster radical SAM maturase HydG; this encodes MKYIDKNRINDIISKSREDNGLDIDVILNKSRALKRLTLEETAALLCVRDEKDLKKIFEAATYVKNTIYGKRVVLFAPLYINNICINFCQYCAFKADNQVIKRKKLSQEEISAQTVELLKMGHKRVLVVASESSNESDIDFYCQSIKTIYDTKYQNHNIRRININCAPLNVPAFQKLKAIGIGTYQLFQETYHDTTYIRVHPDGPKSDPDNRLNALDRAFKAGIDDVGVGVLYGLYDYVYETLALLMHVEHLEKMHGVGPHTISVPRLEPAIGVDLERFEEYRVSDSDFMKLVAVLRLSVPYTGLILSTRETPEMRDMLFNLGVSQISAASKTSPGGYSDNDETQEDTQFCLSDHRSLNDIIRALVDDKMIPSFCTACYRAERTGKAFMDLAKPGTIKGKCNINALITLKEYLDDFATDDVKETGYKLINDMIESYDETTQKSLKGIMTSLDKGERDTYI